TGCCACCAAAGGCCTCGCGGTACACGCAAAATAAATCAAGAAGGTCCATCCCTTTTGATACCACAAAAGGATTGGTGAGAATCTCAGATCCCTCATCTTTTGTTTGGGATCATGTACAAATGTTTTGTAAGATAAGTAGAAAAGAACATCAAAACAGATATAAAGCCTAGAGAAAAGTAGAAACATGATTCCAAAAATTATGGTGGGTTGCTGCTCTCACCTGTAGCCGCTGCTCTATTTTATTCATACTTTGTTAGATCTGTATTAAAGAATTCAATTATACATCTGATGTTGCTTATGTTCTTGATTGAATTACTTGAGGAAGTAGCTGTAATTTTTTTTATTCTTCCCTAGCTCGTAATGGCTTTCAAATGTTTTTTTTCTATCATTTCAACAGGATTCTCTAATGTATGGTATTAGCATGATGAGAGAGCGAAGCACTTCAAACAAAATGGGTAGTCTTGTGGATGAGTCAAGCTATGTAAGGAGGGCAAACTGTTATAACTCCAATGATAATCTTTATCGTGGGGATGAGGACATGTTCTGTAATCCTCAAGCTCCAAAAGGTTGGCAAGGTAAGTTCTGCTGCGTCATCTTATTACCGAGTATGGCCACTCAAATGTTGTGGCCTAAGAAAATATCACATTCTATTTTTCTACTGTGGACAGCAAATTGTAGTAGAAGATATGACAGTCTACCTGATGTAAATTCTGATAAACTGTGGAACATAGAATCATTCAATTCAGACGATCATTTTCCTACTCCAAGAGCGGAACATTTTGATACAGTCGACTATGGTTTTAAAGAAAGATACTCTCCAGAGCGAAGGTTATTTCTCCACTTATATCAAGATACGACTAATAACTTCTAAGGGGCTATGAATAATTTATTTTATTGCTGCAGAAATTCAACAAGAACTAGCATACGATTTGAGACTTCAGGTCAGAATTATCTGTGTTAGTGTTTTCCTTATTTCAATGCACCAGACAGAGTTCCATATTACTGTTCCTGTACTTCCCCAATTGATCTCTAACTACTGGATTGTGAATGTGTATTATTTCATACAATAATATTGAAGTATCATGGttttatttcatatttttcctGTACTGGTAGCGAGCATTGTAAATCTGAATCTGCTGTTCTATAGTTTGGCGAGTTGTTGAATGTTGTTTTATTACAGCTTGCTTTACCTTTTGTTAATTCAGCAGCCACCTAGTAGCATGTTTAAAGTACAGTTGAGAAACATTGGCCTGCCTAATCTGGATATGCTTTGTTTTCCTAGCTCCTATTTTTTTTACCATTGGCCTGCCTAGCAGGACACTTGCAGTTTCCATAGCACTGTGACTAATTAGTGCATTCTTTTTTTTTTTAAATCTGAGCCTTTTGTGTTTCTTAATTGCGTCAGGGCATGACCTCTTTTCTGATCAGTCATTACTGGATGATGACAATGATATGTTACAGTTTGACTGGGAAAGGTAACAACAACAAATCCTCTTGGAATTTATATTTACACATCAATTTGATCTTGTTAAAATTCTGGCCAGGCAACCATCGTCTAAGAAAATACACAGCACAAACATCACTTTCGGCCCTTCTGCTTGGTCTTCTGACATGGTAGATGATGATTCAGAGAAAAGGAAGAGCCCATTGAGGTAATTAGCAAATTAACCTTGGCTGTCATGTTTGACTGGGTTCAGTTTTTCTTAATGCTCGTATCCTGTGCCATGCAAATCATGGGGCATTGCCCTTGCTGACCCTTTCAAATTATTCTCTGCAGTGAAGAATCAAGCTCATGTGCTGCAGGTTAGTGATATTTGCTATCTGATTCTGTTTTTTCTCCAGCAAAGACTCTTGACATTGATGATTGATGAGTTGTACAGAGTATAATGTTATGCATGTGCACTTAAACTAAGTTGTCTTCCTCTTTTTGGTTCACTTCCATAGCAGTGAAGGACATATCGAGCAACAAACCAACACTGTCTGTAAAATGCACAGAGAAAAATATGAACGAGAAGGATGACTTCCATACAAGCTTGGATAAGTTTGATATTCCAAATATCGATGCACATCTAGATGAAATGTCAGTATTCAGGGATGAAGAAGAATACCACAAAAGAGCGATAGACCGGAAGAATCTTGAAGCAGATTATTGGCCTGACAAGGCAATGGACCAACAGAGAACCCAAGAACCAAGCTGCCGTTTATCACTTCAGGAGAAATTTGCTGACTGGGGTTCTTGTATCTCCCATCTGAAGGGTAGCACTCGACGAAACAACCCACCGAGTTGCACTGTAATGCGCGAGGATACACCTTTTGATTCTATTCCAGATATGGATGGATTTCAAACTGTGGGATCAACTGAATGGAGACCTACATCAAAAGTTCGTCCTGTTTTCCACAGACCTGGCAGTGCGTATGACGAGATTCATTGGCAGAATCCTGTTTCAGATATATTTGGCAATAAAACGGAGTTTTCAGACCCATTCCGTGCCACGGACCTTCCGAGCAACATTGATATGTGTACTTTCTTGGGACAGAAGGCAGACAAGAAGAAAGAAGATAATTTTGACTCACTCAAGAAATCAAATGCAGACATATTTCATTCTGTGAGTTCTGTAAACGAAACTGTGGTTGGTCAACACACTACATGTTCTCAGCAGTCTGGCAAGGATTCACGAAGGCAAGGGTTTGATCCTGGTATTGATTTTCAGGAGTCCAGACTACATTCATTCTGGGAAGATGGCCATGTTAGTGATGACACTTTTCAGGGCGATACTGAGCTGAGTAGTCTATTGGCAAGAAAAAATGATGAGAAGAATAAATGCGGGTCTGAGAGGCTCGAGAAGCCAGAAACAAAGACGTCGACACAAAGATCTAAATCTTCTGGAGATTTCAGAAATGAGATGAGTGAAGCTGAAACATGTTCTGATGGCTCGGAAGTGACCAACTATCCTGGGGTGCAGAATGGAACATCAGCAGCAGCAACGCAACTCCCTGCAAACTTGTGTCTTGAGGAAGCCTCAAGAGGAATGTTCCAAATTCATGCTCAAGTTGATTGTGTAAAAACAATGTAAGTAGCGTGCCCTTCAAATATCAGTCTCAACTCATTTCATGGATTTACACGGATACTCTTTTCATTCTCCATTAACAGAGAAAATCCCGGTGTTGAATTTGAAGCTCCATTGCATGTTAGAAACATTATTCATGATGTTGGAGATCATACCAAGGCCAATCCAATGTTCCAGTCTCCTTTCATGGCAGGTCTGTTGTCCATTCCACCATATCCCTTGCTTTAACTCTATAATAACCATTAGAATACAAAAATATGTATTCTCATCGGTGTGTCGTTATATTTGCTGATCTCTAGAGAAGGTGGGGATTGAGAAGAAGGTAATATCAGGCGTGTCACCGAGCAACAGTGATGTTCAGTTTGAGGTTATGCTTGAACATCGTGTTCTCCGACGGTTTTGTGTTCAGAAGATAGTGGTAGAAACACCAATGAAGGACAAGCTAGATAAGGTAAAGGATAAATAGCTCGGTCGTATTCAGGCATATGACGCATCTTTTTCCTCCAAAAAACATATATGCGCTCAAATGGTTATATGTGACATTTCTGTTCCGGGTGAAACTTGATATGCAAATTTACTTGATGCTCGAACCATGTGACAACTCTTGCAAATGCCATTGTCCGCCCTCTGTCAGCAGTTGATTAGCTTCTGAAATTTGTTCTTTTTGATTCAGGTTACGCACTTCAGGACGATGGAGGATGGAACTGTCCTGCGAAGGAGTGTCTAAACAGCTAAAAATAATCTAGTAACACAATCTCTTGTAAGATCCTGTGTAAGTGCCACTGGTGGGGTTCACGAAATCAGCATCGCAATGCGGTGAAGCATGCACAACGTTCGTCCATGTTGCGTGCTTCAACCTGTGATTATTAGGAGATGCCTGTTTCAACATGTAATTGTTAGGGGATGCTTGCCTCAACCTGTGATTATTAGGAGATGACAAATCAGGTGGGTGGGGTGTACCTATAGTCGTTCGACTCCCCTTAAACTGAAGGAGCAAATGCATATCCACTCTAATTAGTGCATACATGTCCAGATTTTTTTTTCTGCGTGCACCTGGCCTGAATCTTGTGGATACTCCGTTTCACTAGATCAAAGGATCATTTGCTCTGTTGATTTTGTTTTTCAGGAATGGGATCTTTTGTTACCTCGACTTCTTAAGAATATCGAGTGTAGCAAGCCAGCAACAGCATATATTCAAGCCTTGCATTTTTCGAAGAGCGAAAAATGAAGAAGAAATTAACTTAATTTCCATTTCGAGTAATAAGAATGTAACAAAAAAAAACATTGTTTGCCTCACGTACCAAAAATAAACAAGCATATAGGAGTACTAAACTTCCCTGCTCACAGCATTTTTTTTATAGATCAATCACGCACAATCATCAAGCCATGCCTGTTCAGAAAAATAAGACCTCGGACTTCAGCTTTCATTTAACATGTTCaaaagtttaagcaattattcatcCACAGGTCTCACTCTAGTCTCGTTTGGCAAAGAACAAAGGGTCGCTGCATACACTTCTTTTTATGGAATGCCATTCAACTGTCTTTGTTGATTAGCAAGAATGGTTACAGTACCACCTATTTCAAGTTGATGGGTTTTTGTTTGTTGTGGATCGTCTGCGTAAAAAAGAAGTGTTACAAAGTTTATCATCGTAGGAAGAATGACACTGTGGGGATCCACGTCCCATACATTTGGGTAGAAACAAAGGGGAGAATTCaggccaaaaaagaaaaagagaaaatttGTTCCTAGGAAGTTCATGAGCAACCTCATTACATTCCCCAGGGAAATGCTCGGTGAAGTTATCTCACCCACCCAAGGGGTGTGGGGGTTAATTTATAGGGAAAGAAGAAATTTGATTGTTACTCTTCAAAACTAACTAGCCCGGAAGTGCCGGAAAAAAAAAATCCTCGGTACTATTAGACACTTCCAAAATTGAGCGGTCAAAGGGAAATACAAGTTCTTAGAAGTGCACAACTAAATTCAACGTGGAACCAAGTAGTAAGAGAAATTCATCATGGGCTGAGGGggcgcgggagggggggggggagggaggttcTAGACACTTTTTCGTATAGAGTGTACCAACCTGCCATAGTCGTGCAAGGGAAGTTTTCACATAAGCTGCCCTAAGAGGTGAGCCTCTCAAAGATCTAAATACCAGAAGGTATCTAAACCAAAAAGTTTGGACAAAGGTAGCTCATCTATACAAAATATAGAACTTGCTCGAAAGTGCTGGAGGGGGTCGACACAATTGTTCTCATAGGGAATCAATACGGAAATGGCTAAGAAGAGATTTTGTTCGGGAGTATTAGACCTATATTGAGACACAAAGCTGAAGCAAATCAAGAGGTGCTTAGAAATGCCAAAAATGTTGCACTCAGAGGTATCAGAGCTAATAAAAATGGTCTCAAAGAAAACAAAACTCAATGGTAGCGGAGAAAAGTTCCTGGCGGTTTTGAAGCAAAGGACTGAGTTCATCAATGAACACTCATCCCTCGGAGGATCATTGGTACCGAGTAGAAATACTCAGAAGTATCGAGGAAGTGAAAAATACATTTGAGTGGAAGGAGTGAAAGTCTCAGGGATTTGATTTAGGATAATACAATAAAGAGCTCAACCCTAGTTAATTTGCATCTTCCCTGCTCGATAACTTGAAGTATATATGGTTGTTCCTTAACTCAAAGTAAAATAAACTTGAAAAGGTATTAGGGCAGTCTCACTGCTCCACCTTTGGACTATATCTTAATCATGATACATAAGCAAAAATCCGATGTGGCATCTTATTCAATGAGGAAAGGAAGGGTTGTCATATCTTATCTCAATATAACTCTTAGCACTAAAAGCAAGATAAGTTATATTTTCTCTCACACAAAACACATTAAATGAGAGCCCTTGTAGATACAACAATAAGATACTAATACAATCTATTAATATATGGTAGATTGTGGGTTGGCACCCCTCAGTTCGTGTCACATGTTTCAACCCGTGATTGTTAATATATGGTAGATCGTTGGTTGGCACCACTCAATCCGAAGGAGGAAAGACATATCCATGTCTACATGGCTAAATGCTTTTACGCGTGCACCGAGCCCGAATCTTGATAATATCTTTGCTATAAGATAAAAGGAACATTTGTGTATGCCCCACTTGATAGTATGGTTGTCCTTAACCCAATGTGAGATAAACTTGAAATTGTATTAGGGTAGTCTCAGTGGTCCACCATGGATTATATCTTAATCATGACATATAAGCAAAAATCCATGTGTCATCTTATTTAATGAGAAAAGAGAATGTTGTCATATATTAATTTTGAATAACTCTTAGCACTAAAACCAAGACAAGTTATACCTTTTGCTCGCAGAACACACTAAATAAAAACTCTTGTAGATACAACAATATGACACTAGTACAACCTGTTATCTAAGTTCGTATTTAATGTATGTCATATACTAGCCAAAAGATATAGTGTGTTGGTAGTGTCCTTAGTCCTTTTAGCTGCCTTGTCATTAATTGGAAAATCCAACAGGGATATAAGACGCACTTTCAAGCTTTCATGCATGTCACATGTTTCCGCATGTGATTGTTAAGATATGGTAGATTGCAGGTTGGCCCTCCTCAATCTGATGGAGGGAAGACATATCCATGTATACGTGCCTGGATGCTTTTTCGTGTGCACCAAGCCTGAATATttgatactccctcctttccgatttataaggctcaattcaaaaatctcaccaaccaaggtggaTGATGAGtgatggaatattttttgtagtttgcaaaagcacccaattaatgctcttgttttcttcaaaaaattatgtttacgaatgcattaattgcaatacatgcatgcataaagtgcatgcattggtcagttttctcttaatacttgcatgcaatgatttaatgcaccttgaagtctgaacatgtgatgaggaacaaccaaattgagccttataaaatggaaaaactaaaattttgagataagccctataaaccggaaaggagggagtaatatCTCCCACTTGATAGTATGGTTGTCCTTAACCCAATGTGAGATAATTTTGAAAAGGTACTCCCTCCCTTGTGATTTAGAGGGTCTATCTCAATTTTTTTTGTTAGCCTCATTTTTATTGATCCCCATCAAATGTTCAAATTTTGAGGCACATTAAATCGTTGCATGCAAGGAGAGAAAACTCATTAGTGCATGTAAGGCCCtccccaatgctccaccttgtacatgTGCTAAGGCTGCCATGTAGGCAAAAAATTTGATGTGGCAAGGTAATAAAGAGGAGAGAGGtgagtttggtgaccccaggaaaaaCCAATGCCAAGCACGCGAACCTAGGAAAAAGCAATTAAATGAAAGAAATCCACCAATGCATGGAATAGTTTAGTTGCTAATACATTAAATAAGGGGAGCTTAGCACCAACAAGTGAAGCACCTATGTGTTGTGGACATTAGTTGCTAAACTTTTTAATATGCTTAACGCCTtatctaagcacctatgcattggaagTGGCCTAAAAGATCTTGGTCGTCACTCATGCATGCGTTGCAATTAATCCATCGGCAAACATGATTTTTTTGACTAAAACGAGAACACTAATTGAGTATTTTTGCAAACTAAAAAAATCATTCGATCACTCACCATCTGCCTTGGTTAGGGTAGCCTCATTGCTCCACCTTGGACTATATCTTaatcatgccacataagcaaaaattggATGTGTCTTcttatttaatgaggaaagagggtgttgtcaTATTTTATCTCGGTATAAAGCACTAAAACCAAGACAAGTTATATTTCTCTCTCGCAAAACACATTAAATGAGAGATCTTGTAGAAACAACGATAAGGGCACTCCCAATGCTTGGCTCTTGACAAGTTATCATAGGCAAAATGCTGATGTGGCACTATAATTAAAGAAGAAAGAGAGTGCAGTTGTATCTCAGCTAAGGCTgcccgtaatgggagtatcataggtagtatcatgtgtGCCAActtatcatatcatgatactgtatcatattaaatgatgtgctactttgtgtcatgcatggcaataaatgtagtCCTCTATGATATCAacatatgatactccctccgtcacagtatacaagtcctacgcgtatatctAGGTCGTCaattttatcatcctaatataaactatataacacaaaaattataccttttgaaagtagaacatttgaagtttatattggtatattttttgtaatatatgacttgtattaggttggtcaaattgacgacctagaggTACgcacacgccctgtaaactgagagagagggagtactaTGCATTACAGATATAGTATCATGGACTAGTATCAtatacatgatactagtatatgatactccccattacaaccagcctaagatACGACTCTTAGCTCATTTTTTTCTGCGCAGTGTAATTAATGCTCTGATCTTTTGTGGCATATCTCcttatttttctctttctttcttcttccCATAACTAGACCACAATGCTGAGATGAAGAAATGATCCTTAATAAACTAATTAAATGCAATATCACTTAGATACGACTCCAAAGATACAATACATTGTGGTGATTTTTTCTCTCTCTACCTAGAATGGTGGGTTAAGATACAATGCATTGGGCCGCTAAAAAAGATAGTACAATGCATTTAGGAGAGCCCAATCTGTACAATCTGTAGCTAAGTTCATATTTAATGCATATGATTATGTCTCAAAAAAAAATTAACGCATATGATATATAGCCTTTGGACTGTTCTTAGTTCTTTTAATTGCCCTATCATTAATTACCAAATCCAATAGGGGTATAAGACGCACTTTCAAAGGTAGATCGTGTGTTGGCACCCCtcaaaccagaggaagaaagacctATCCATGTCTACGTGTCTGCTTTTCTCGCGTGCAGCGAACTGCGAACCTGAATCTTGATAACATTTCTGTTCTATGTAAGATAAGAAGATCAGTTGCTCTGTTGATTTGTTACTGATGAATTTCTGTTGTAATTTCCTGAATTTTGGTTGTGGTCTGTTTATAGGTATGCCAAATGTAGCACGCCTGTCTGTCATGTCTGAAGTTCAACATTCCCAATGATTCCCACTCGCGCAAGACATTGTGGATATTTGCTCTCCCAATGAATAAGCATTACAATGCACACATTCAGGTCACACTGAAGAGTCTAATGAGACCCTGTACCTGAATACTTCTATTTGTGTTGTTCTTCAGCCAGAACTATACCTAGCTCTGCAATCATCTGTAATTCATAATCATAAATCAAACTAGACCTAGCTCACCCGCTGTCATTTGCTCTGTGCTAAACAATCTCAGTAAACACATTTCCTACTTGTTGAAGAGCCACTTGAGTCCAAGCTTCGGGAGCCCGAGCCACTCGCCGAGAGCTGGAGGATCCACAAATTTCAGGCTAATCTTGGAGATCCACTCGAAGAGAGGAGGCCCCAAGAACCTGACGAATTTCTTCGCCAAGAAGCATCTCCATGATCCGCAGCTCGCGCTCGGTATCAAGAACCCGGCCTGCAAGAAGGAGCACGCACGATTCGGTCAGAACTCTGAACCAGATTcagatgatgttcttggttctTGCAGTCACCAATGCAGGAGAAGAGCATGGCCGTTTACAGATCGCAGCACGAGCCAGGAGTGCAGGGGTGTAGCGACGTACCACGAGGCGAAGCGCCGCGACGGAAGCCGCGGCGACGGCGAGCGCGGCGACGGAGCACAGCGCCACCGTCGTCGCCGGCCGCATCAAAGCTCGATCCTTCTGCTCGCAAAGAGGAACAAGAATGTCAGACTAAGCAACTGGATACACTAACCGAGTAATTAGAGCCATTATCTTGGACGAACCAGCAGAGAGGGGATCGCCTGAGAGCGAGAACCCGGCTTGGCCaccgcggcggcgcgcggcggcttCTTGCGGCGCCAAATGCAGGGGAGCCCGGTCCGCAGGGAGCGGAGGAGCTTGAGGCCGCGCGGCTTCTTGTCGGGATctgcgggcgcgggcgcgggcgcgcgGCCGCACTGGGAGGTGacggcgaggcggaggcggcggcggaggcggaggaggaaggagaggcgctCGCCGCCGTGGCCCCAGCCGGGGAGAATGTTCTCTGCGGCGGCGCGGATCTCCAGCCCGCCGCGGTAAGTAAGGCACGCGGTGACCGACCACGTCGCCGGCGGCGACGCCATTGCGGGGTGGTTCGAAGTTCGAACGCTCTCTCTCCCTGTGTGACTCTGACCGGTGGTGCCCTCGCTCGCTCGCTCAGATGGAGCGTGAAGAGTAGTTGGGCCCGGACACGAAAACGACCCCAGAGTTTTTTTTAGGGAAACGAACTGATTCTCAAAAAAAAGTTCGAAAAGAACTGATTTCTCTCAAAACAAAAGTTCGAAAAGAACCGAGGCGTATTTAACTTATATTTTATTTTTTGTGGAAAAATGCTGTATATTCATTATTTTAGAGAAAATCGGGTgtattattcttattcaggaattaTTATTATTAAACATCATGAACATTTCTAAAATTTCCaacattttaaaattcatgaacatttataaAATTCATGTCATTTTTCATTGAGAAACCGACAAAAAACAGGCTGAAATATAATGAGCGAAACCGGCTGAAAACCGACGAGGTGACTGACCACATTGGCGACCCCATTGCAGGGTGGCTCGAAGTTCCAACGCTTTCTCTCCCTCTGTGACCGGTGCCTTCACTCGCTCAGATGGAGCATGAAGAATAGTTTGGCCCGGACACGAAAACGACCCCAAAGTTCGAAAAGAACTCGAGGCTATTTTCCTTATATTTTATTTTTTGGAAAAGTGGTGTATTAATTATCCTAGGAAAAACTGGTGTAATAATTTTTTACTATATTTATTATCCTCGGCAAAACAAATTGTCATTAAAAACGTTTGATTTTTCATGGTCAAAAATCCGAGTGAGATTTGTAGTGAAGTCTTGTTTGTTGAAATATTTTTCTTGTGTCTTTTTGCTGCAGTAAATCTTCACCCACTGAATTTTTTAGGACACGAGGGCATCAGCTGCACATGTTTAGGTATGATGTGCGCATCCAGTTATTTAGAATCCACCATGCACTTGATCCATTCAGTCATGTCTTGAGCCAACCTTGCAATCTTATTAANNNNNNNNNNNNNNNNNNNNNNNNNNNNNNNNNNNNNNNNNNNNNNNNNNNNNNNNNNNNNNNNNNNNNNNNNNNNNNNNNNNNNNNNNNNNNNNNNNNNNNNNNNNNNNNNNNNNNNNNNNNNNNNNNNNNNNNNNNNNNNNNNNNNNNNNNNNNNNNNNNNNNNNNNNNNNNNNNNNNNNNNNNNNNNNNNNNNNNNNNNNNNNNNNNNNNNNNNNNNNNNNNNNNNNNNNNNNNNNNNNNNNNNNNNNNNNNNNNNNNNNNNNNNNNNNNNNNNNNNNNNNNNNNNNATCATGCAGAAAAACCTCTACCAGCCACGCCTCCAGAGGTACATGTATGTATCATACCATATGGAACCAACTTTTTGAACAATTTTTTTAGATGCGTTGCAAACATTGGAACAATGCCAGGATTGAGGCAGAGTACAAAGTTCTCTAGCACAAGGGCATAATCCGAGCCGAGAAGGACAACGTCAATGTGCGATTATTGCTGATGTTGTACACGGATTTTGGATCAAGATGATCTGGTTGTTCTTGATCATCAGGATTGGTGAACCTGGGATGTGTTCtgtttttctcttctttctctgaggTGTAGCGGAGGTCTGTATGGGTTGGCCAACATCTGGATTTTAACCCATCCGGCATTTTGAGCTACTTCTGGTTAGAATGGTCCAGTAGTTCATCGCTGTTGCACATGAGGATTCAGGTTGTGACTTTTGATCAGCACGGCTTCGGTTAAGGAGTCCAGACTTTGAAAGCTTCAGTAAAGTCTGCTCCATTTTGAGCTACCTCTGGTTAAAATGGTCCAGTAGTTCATCAGTTCTTGCCCTTGCACAGAAGGATTCAGGTTCTGAACTTGATCAGCAGGGTTTCGGTTCTCTATTGTGAACAATGTTATATGTGTCAGCAAAACAATCCTATATTTATTTCTATATAGGTCCAGCAAAGCGTTGTGCCTTTCCCTTTTGGGCAAAAATCAACTAATGTGTAATAGCTTGGGCAGTGCACTATtatgacatactccctccgttcctaaatataaatctttgtagagattttaatatgg
The Triticum dicoccoides isolate Atlit2015 ecotype Zavitan chromosome 3A, WEW_v2.0, whole genome shotgun sequence genome window above contains:
- the LOC119271225 gene encoding uncharacterized protein LOC119271225, with the protein product MASPPATWSVTACLTYRGGLEIRAAAENILPGWGHGGERLSFLLRLRRRLRLAVTSQCGRAPAPAPADPDKKPRGLKLLRSLRTGLPCIWRRKKPPRAAAVAKPGSRSQAIPSLLKDRALMRPATTVALCSVAALAVAAASVAALRLVAGFLIPSASCGSWRCFLAKKFVRFLGPPLFEWISKISLKFVDPPALGEWLGLPKLGLKWLFNK